The nucleotide window CATCTTCATGGCCGATGCAAAGAATTCCGGAATCTGCCGGTGAGCGCCCAGGCCAACCACCACGCTCGTGATCTGGTGTCCCGACCGTTCCAGGATCTGTTTCACCGCCATCGCCTGAGTCATATGACCCCGGCCCTCGCCGAGTATGCTGAGCATTATTTTCATGCAATTTGATAAGCTGAATGTTTCCGTCAAAGTCCTCGACCAAAGCGGTGCAACTTTCCACCCAATCGCCGCAATTAAGATATGCGACCTTGCCCATCATCTTCATTTCGGCGCGATGAATATGCCCACAAATCACACCCTGAACGTTGTGTTTGTGAGCCATGTGAATCATGGCTTCCTCGTATTCTGTAATGTATTTGACCGCCGACTTGGCCTTGTATTTCAAATAGCCTGCCAGTGACCAATATCCGAAGCCGAGCCGCCGGCGCAGGCGGTTGAAGTGAAGATTAAAATCCAGGATCCAGTCGTATAGTTTCGTTCCGACTTTCTCCAGGACCCGGTTGAACTGGGTCAAGCCATCGAATTGATGGCCATGGAGTACGAGATAGCGTTTGCCATCGGCGGCGGTGTGAATCACCTCCCGCGCCAGAGATATCCCGCCGAAATTGATGTTGATAAACTTTTCGAGAAATTCGTCATGGTTACCTGTGATGTAAATGATCTGAGTATCCTTCCGGCTTTTACGCAGGAGTTTTTGGATGAACACATTGTAATCATCCCGCCAGTGCCATTTGCTTTTCAACTGCCAGCCATCAATGATGTCGCCGACCAGATAAAGATATTGGCATTCGATTTGTTTCAGGAAATCCAACAGAGCGTCGACCTGGGCATGGCGCGTGCCGATGTGCACATCTGAAATCCAGACCGAGCGGTATGTTTTTTTTTCGCAGCTAATCTGTTCTGGAGTCGAAATCATAATCAGGTTCGTAAGTCAACCTCAACTTATTCACAGATTATTAGCAATTTAAATTCAATCAATTACCGCCTTTTAACATGTCTGTAACAAAAGCGTCACAGACCTGTCGATTTTCAGGGCGAAGCAGGAACGAAATGGTGCCTGTGTATGGCACCGAAGAGGACTGACAAAAAATGACGGCGGACTTTACTTTTTCACCGGGGCTGGATCGGGACCGGTTTTGCTGTCGTTTTGCTGTTTGCGCCAGGCGGTGAGTTGCCGGTTCAAATCGGTTTTGATATCTGCATAAGCCGGGTTGTCGGCGAGATTATTGACTTCATACGGGTCAAGCAACACGTCATAGAGTTCCTCGCGCGGACGCCAATGATATCGCTTCATAATGGCGGCGGCTCGTGGATCAGCAGCGGCGGCCTTCACCCAGGAATCCCAGTATTCCCGTCCGCCATCATGGTCCTTTGCCTTGTCCATGTGGGTCGTGTATTCGATCTCGGGCGACAGGTTGAAAATGTATTTGTAACGCGCGGTGCGGATGCAGCGCATAGGTGTTGAATTCATGCCAGTGTCCTGCGAATGCGTGGCGAAAATGACATCCCGATGGCGGTTTGTTTTCCCTTCCAGCACGGGAAGAAAACTTTTGCCGTCAAGATCAAGCGGCGGTTTACTGTTGGCGATTTCCATGAAGGTTGGCAGCACATCCACCATCGAAATCATGGCGTCTGAAGACGATCCCGGGCGGATTTTTCCGGGCCAGCGCACAATGAACGGCACCTGGATGCCCTGGTCATACAAGCCCCATTTGGAGAAAGGCCATTGTGCGCCCTGGTCCGAGGTGTAAATGAAAATTGTGTTTGCTCCCAGGCCGAGTTTCTCAAGGCTGGCCAGGACGGAGCCGAGATTTGTGTCCATCTTGGAGATGTCCGTATAGTAGCGGGCGCGGGATTTTCGCACGTCCGGCGTGTCGATTTGATTTGGCGGGACGGTGATTGTCTCGGGATCATACGTCGTCTTTGCCAGCCACACCACGTGGGGACTGTGGTCGCAAACCACCAGACAAAACGGTTTGTTGGTTGAAATGTTTTGCAACCACTCGTCCACTACTGAGGTGTTCAAGTCCATGTGCAGGTCGCGATGATTTTCGAAGCCCGGCTCGGGAACTTCTGAATTGGTGATGCGCTCAAAGGGAAACACGGACTTTGGCGCGAAATGAGTCTTGCCGGCCTGTGCGACGCGGTAGCCGAGTTGATTCAGGTAATACGGCAGGGAACGGACGTCTTCACGGCATTGGGACTGGCTTCCCAGATTGTTTGCATGTGCGCCGTTGCGGAACGGCATCAAGCCGGTGAAAAGAGATGCGCGCGATGGCATGCAGGTCGGCGACGCGGCAAAGGCCCTGCGGAACAGCATGCCTTCGCGTGCGAGCCGGTCAATATTCGGCGTCCGGACCTCGCGCGAACCGTAGGCTCCGCAATCCGTTGCCGTGTGGTCGTCCGAGATAAAGAGAACAAAGTTTGGCTGGGAATTCCGTGCCATGGCGGTGGTGACAGTGAAAGTGGACAATATGGCGAGGAAAGCAACCAGCACGCTCGTGAGAAACGAGTTGGTTCTTATTTGGAATGTTTTCAATTTAGGCAAACGGGTTCAAAGAGCTGATGTTGATTGTCCGGCAATGATATACTTCGCGGAAATGTTCACAAAGCAAAATTGCATCCATCTGGCATTGAGACTTGGATTTTTTTTGCGTTTTGGCAATCTGCCAATGAAACTCAATACTCAAAGAAGCAATGCAGCTCGCCATCATGAATGCCAGATACTGCAAATGGAACAAACCGGTTATGCAACGTTTCCTCGCCGCACTGGCCGGACTGCTGATCACCGCCTCGGCGGCGTCCGCCGCGCCGACAGATGATGTTTATCTGCTTGGGCCGGATTCAATGCCTCACGAGAACGTGCCGCACGGCAAGGTCATTGGCCCGCTCACGCTGGCGAGCCAGGTGTTCACCAATACAACGCGCCACTACTGGGTTTATGTCCCGGCACAGTATGACGCTGCTAAACCGGCGTGTCTGATGGTTTTTCAAGACGGCCAGGCTTTTGTAAGCACGAATGGCGATTACCGCATCCCGAATGTTTTTGACAATCTGATTTATCGCCGCGAAATGCCGGTGACCATTGGTGTCTTCATCAATCCGGGTCACACGCCGACGCAGCAGGAATCCTCGTCCACCAATTGGGGTGACTCCATTAACAACCGCGGAGATGAGTACAACAAGCTCGATGACCGTTACGCGTCCATGATCGTTACGGAGCTCCTACCGCTGTTGGAGAAGGATTACAAGATTTCCAAAAATCCGGATGACCGGGCGATCGCGGGCGCAAGTTCCGGTGCGATCTGCGCG belongs to Pedosphaera parvula Ellin514 and includes:
- a CDS encoding alpha/beta hydrolase; translation: MQRFLAALAGLLITASAASAAPTDDVYLLGPDSMPHENVPHGKVIGPLTLASQVFTNTTRHYWVYVPAQYDAAKPACLMVFQDGQAFVSTNGDYRIPNVFDNLIYRREMPVTIGVFINPGHTPTQQESSSTNWGDSINNRGDEYNKLDDRYASMIVTELLPLLEKDYKISKNPDDRAIAGASSGAICAFTVAWQRPDQFHKVISTIGSFTNIRGGHVYPDLVSQTERKPLRVFLQDGLNDNRGRRGNGEYDPEWDWHAQNIKMAAALTAKGYDLNYCWGIGTHSNKQGGAMMPEMLRWLWRDYPRPDDPKDDSNRKLLGAVESK
- a CDS encoding sulfatase family protein, yielding MKTFQIRTNSFLTSVLVAFLAILSTFTVTTAMARNSQPNFVLFISDDHTATDCGAYGSREVRTPNIDRLAREGMLFRRAFAASPTCMPSRASLFTGLMPFRNGAHANNLGSQSQCREDVRSLPYYLNQLGYRVAQAGKTHFAPKSVFPFERITNSEVPEPGFENHRDLHMDLNTSVVDEWLQNISTNKPFCLVVCDHSPHVVWLAKTTYDPETITVPPNQIDTPDVRKSRARYYTDISKMDTNLGSVLASLEKLGLGANTIFIYTSDQGAQWPFSKWGLYDQGIQVPFIVRWPGKIRPGSSSDAMISMVDVLPTFMEIANSKPPLDLDGKSFLPVLEGKTNRHRDVIFATHSQDTGMNSTPMRCIRTARYKYIFNLSPEIEYTTHMDKAKDHDGGREYWDSWVKAAAADPRAAAIMKRYHWRPREELYDVLLDPYEVNNLADNPAYADIKTDLNRQLTAWRKQQNDSKTGPDPAPVKK